A region from the Thermanaeromonas sp. C210 genome encodes:
- the carA gene encoding glutamine-hydrolyzing carbamoyl-phosphate synthase small subunit, producing the protein MEGYLVLEDGTIFRGEAIGYSSSCHGEVVFATGMTGYQEVLTDPSYCGQIVVLTYPLIGNYGLNPEDEEADRPNALGLVVHEACPEPSHWRAAEDLASYLQRHRLPAIQGVDTRALTRHLRNRGTMRGILACGGADLEELKLLAPQVPPLHGDQLVPAVTNTETYVLTGGSPRIAVYNLGVKRSILRWFQRRGCTVIVMPARSTAADILAMRPHGVVISNGPGNPKDVPYGVQTVRDLLGRVPLLGICLGHQLIALALGGDTYKLSFGHRGVNHPVKELTSGRVYITAQNHGYAIRADSLPPEVYISHINLNDGTVEGLGHRYLPVFSVQYHPEAAPGPSDSAHILQRFLDLVTGGREVV; encoded by the coding sequence ATGGAAGGGTATCTGGTTCTGGAAGACGGGACGATATTCAGGGGGGAGGCTATAGGTTACAGCTCCTCGTGCCACGGAGAAGTGGTTTTTGCCACCGGTATGACCGGCTACCAGGAAGTACTGACTGACCCGTCATATTGCGGACAAATAGTGGTCCTGACCTATCCTCTAATCGGCAATTACGGCCTGAACCCCGAGGACGAAGAAGCAGACAGGCCTAACGCTCTAGGACTAGTGGTCCACGAGGCCTGCCCGGAGCCGAGCCACTGGCGGGCCGCGGAGGACCTGGCCTCCTACCTGCAACGCCACCGCCTCCCGGCCATCCAGGGGGTGGATACCAGGGCCCTTACCCGCCACCTGCGTAACCGGGGTACCATGCGCGGTATCCTGGCCTGTGGGGGAGCGGACCTGGAAGAGTTAAAGCTTCTCGCCCCTCAAGTTCCTCCCTTACACGGCGATCAACTGGTACCCGCAGTAACCAATACCGAAACTTATGTCCTGACGGGGGGTTCCCCCCGTATCGCGGTTTACAACCTGGGGGTAAAAAGGAGTATCTTGCGGTGGTTCCAGCGGCGGGGCTGCACGGTAATAGTAATGCCGGCCCGCAGTACGGCGGCGGATATTTTGGCCATGAGGCCCCACGGAGTGGTGATCTCCAACGGCCCGGGAAACCCTAAAGATGTGCCCTACGGTGTCCAAACGGTACGGGATTTGCTGGGTCGAGTGCCCCTGCTGGGGATTTGCCTGGGCCACCAATTGATCGCCCTCGCCCTGGGTGGAGATACCTACAAGCTTTCCTTCGGACACCGGGGGGTCAACCATCCCGTGAAAGAGTTGACCAGCGGACGCGTGTACATCACAGCTCAAAACCACGGGTACGCCATCCGGGCCGATTCCCTGCCCCCGGAAGTCTATATTTCCCATATTAATCTTAACGACGGCACCGTGGAGGGCCTCGGCCACCGCTACCTGCCCGTTTTTTCCGTCCAGTATCACCCCGAGGCTGCCCCCGGACCTTCGGACAGCGCCCATATACTGCAAAGGTTTTTAGACCTGGTCACCGGCGGGCGGGAGGTGGTTTAG